One segment of Nostoc piscinale CENA21 DNA contains the following:
- a CDS encoding hybrid sensor histidine kinase/response regulator produces MNTILIIEDEPQVRENILEILQLSNFETLAAPNGKIGLEIAQTQLPDLIICDIMMPELDGYSVLSALRENEATINIPLIFVTAKAERSDFRLGMDFGADDYLTKPFTPEELLNAIAVRLSKKAVVERQSQAKVDELRMNIIHSLPHEINTPLNGIIGMTQLLIEHSDMIDESEEIEIVESIYTSANRLHKLAQRFLLYSNLELVARNPEKVQQIQEELDNCLSKTVISEICFQKVKAASREKDLKLELTESLIKLPQEKLHIIVEELLDNALKFSQPSSEVQVLSRVNGYKYQLDVIDHGKGMTSEEIEKIGALIQFNRKLYEQQGSGLGLAIVQHIVRLYQGEFIINSTPGQGTRISVNLPCL; encoded by the coding sequence ATGAACACAATTTTGATTATAGAAGACGAACCCCAAGTTCGAGAAAATATTCTGGAAATTTTACAACTTTCCAATTTTGAAACTTTGGCAGCACCCAACGGCAAGATAGGATTAGAAATTGCCCAAACACAATTACCAGATTTAATTATCTGCGACATTATGATGCCTGAGTTAGATGGCTATAGTGTGCTGTCGGCGCTGCGTGAAAATGAAGCAACTATTAATATTCCTTTAATATTTGTGACGGCAAAAGCGGAACGTTCAGATTTTCGTCTGGGAATGGACTTTGGGGCTGATGACTATTTAACTAAACCATTTACTCCCGAAGAACTGCTGAATGCAATTGCTGTACGACTGAGCAAAAAAGCTGTGGTTGAGCGTCAATCGCAAGCCAAGGTAGATGAGTTACGGATGAATATTATTCACTCATTGCCCCATGAAATTAATACGCCTTTAAATGGCATTATTGGGATGACTCAATTATTAATTGAGCATTCAGATATGATTGATGAATCTGAAGAAATTGAAATTGTTGAATCGATTTATACATCAGCTAATCGATTGCATAAATTAGCGCAAAGATTTTTATTGTATAGTAATTTGGAATTAGTTGCTAGAAACCCAGAAAAGGTGCAACAAATTCAAGAGGAATTAGATAACTGCTTGAGTAAAACAGTAATTAGTGAGATTTGCTTTCAAAAAGTGAAAGCAGCAAGTAGAGAGAAAGATTTAAAGTTAGAATTAACCGAATCTCTGATAAAACTGCCACAAGAAAAATTACATATTATCGTTGAAGAACTGCTCGATAATGCCTTGAAATTTTCGCAACCCAGTAGTGAAGTGCAAGTGTTGAGCCGAGTAAATGGTTATAAATATCAATTAGATGTTATTGATCATGGTAAAGGGATGACATCTGAAGAAATTGAGAAAATTGGGGCATTAATTCAATTTAATCGCAAGTTATATGAACAACAAGGCTCTGGTTTAGGATTAGCGATTGTGCAGCATATCGTGAGATTGTATCAAGGTGAATTTATAATTAATAGTACTCCCGGTCAAGGAACCAGGATTAGTGTTAATTTACCTTGCTTATGA
- a CDS encoding PAS domain S-box protein: MSDRSFLTIFLIDDSAVDRYIYRQYLQHDRLQSYEILEFETAAQAMTCCEQQTPDVILLDYLLPDGDGIDFLQRLREKLKNRQSAVIMLTGAGDEMIAVNAMKHGAQDYLVKNHFTPKALHSAIHHAVERIHLTRKLEQIQEQQQLIATIALRIRQSLQLEEILSTTATEVRQFLQADRVLVYQFQSDMSGSIVAESVLPGWTIAFGRQIQDTCFQQGGGRDYHQGKKRAIDNIYQAGLTKCHLHLLEQFEVKAYVVVPILVKDKLWGLLIAQQCSNFRHWQAVELDLLDQLGVQIAIAIQQASAYEQLKTELAERQLAEAALKTSEEKLKLTLNFTGIGYWEWNPITNQILASQNAIHGVINSTKNVLLTLEQWLSQVHPEDRQWVKQELRQAIATQTDYVVEYRVIWQDSSIHWVSVKGRGIYNKTGQLLRVLGVLMDITERKHSEAERQQSEMLRMELNLLEQVLEVSLAGYWDWDIPNNQEYLSPTFKRMFGYEDHELPNTPETWQRLIFPEDLANVLELFQQHIQSRGEVPYHCEVRYQHKDGSTVWVICSGRVIAWDQNGNPLRMIGCHVDITQRKQIEAQLIAVNRLQQAILDGSDYAIIHNNANGIQIFNAAAQKMLGYTADEVVNHQIKPSIFHDPEELKQRAFELSLELGREIAPGTEFFITVTQDGNTYENEWTYIRKDGSRFPVFISVKTLLDIEGNNIGFLGIAKDITEQKQIETALKESQRRYETLTEAAPVAIFRLDTTGQCIYVNDYWSKLTGRPTSAAMAMGWLENLHPEDRDCLWMQLSQGLWQIRQEGRYLHIDGSITWFYLQLLTETNPFGTVISYIGTFTDITERKQAEEALRDSERRYAHLTEAAPVGIFRLDAAGQCIYVNDRWSEMTGRPIPDGLGMGWIAAVHPDDRGRLKQEWELKFEQGIVDPREYYEGEGRHLRPDGSISWFYVQAVPEIDINGNISGYIGTLTDISDRRQAEEALRNSEHRYATLAKAAPVAIFRLDTAGNCVYINDRWSEMTGRPTSDGLGTGWMDAIHPEDSDRIFREWFEAELAPNELFYNEGRHLLPDGSVKWFHCYVLAETNASGEVIGYIGTLTDITSRKQTEEQLHHLSERLTLALQSGKFGIWEYDFTQAKQIWDDQMYELYGLSPGEFSGTYEAWLNFLHPEDWDYMLANIQQVIEGKQEYDVEFRIIQPSGAIRFLKGYGILKRDLYGEPVRVIGVNFDITDHKQAQQELIRNRDLREAIFNESADAIFFS; this comes from the coding sequence ATGAGCGATCGCTCTTTCCTTACTATCTTCTTAATTGATGATTCTGCTGTAGATCGTTATATATATCGTCAGTATTTACAGCACGACAGATTGCAGTCTTATGAAATTTTAGAATTTGAGACAGCAGCACAAGCGATGACATGCTGTGAGCAACAAACACCAGATGTAATTTTGCTGGATTATTTATTGCCTGATGGAGATGGAATAGATTTTTTGCAACGACTGAGAGAAAAGCTGAAGAATCGGCAATCTGCTGTGATTATGCTGACAGGCGCAGGCGATGAAATGATTGCCGTTAACGCTATGAAACATGGCGCTCAAGATTACTTGGTGAAAAATCATTTCACGCCCAAAGCCTTACACAGTGCGATTCATCATGCAGTAGAACGAATACATCTGACTCGCAAGCTAGAACAAATTCAGGAACAACAACAACTAATTGCGACGATCGCGTTACGGATTCGTCAGTCGTTGCAACTCGAAGAAATTCTTAGTACCACAGCCACAGAAGTACGGCAATTTTTACAAGCCGACCGCGTACTTGTTTATCAATTTCAGTCGGATATGAGTGGCAGTATTGTAGCCGAGTCAGTGCTACCTGGTTGGACAATTGCTTTTGGAAGGCAAATCCAGGACACCTGCTTTCAACAGGGAGGAGGGCGTGATTATCACCAAGGTAAAAAAAGAGCCATCGATAATATTTATCAAGCAGGCTTAACCAAATGTCATTTACATCTTTTAGAACAATTTGAAGTCAAAGCGTATGTGGTAGTCCCGATTTTGGTCAAAGACAAATTATGGGGATTATTAATTGCTCAACAATGCAGTAATTTTCGCCACTGGCAAGCGGTAGAGTTGGACTTGTTAGATCAATTAGGGGTGCAAATTGCGATCGCCATTCAACAAGCGAGTGCTTATGAACAATTAAAAACAGAACTGGCAGAACGTCAACTTGCCGAAGCAGCGTTAAAAACCAGTGAAGAGAAACTCAAGCTGACCTTAAATTTTACGGGGATTGGCTATTGGGAGTGGAATCCAATTACTAATCAAATACTTGCCAGCCAAAATGCAATTCACGGAGTTATAAATAGTACCAAAAATGTACTATTGACTTTAGAACAGTGGTTGAGTCAGGTACATCCAGAAGATCGGCAATGGGTAAAGCAGGAATTGAGACAGGCGATCGCCACCCAAACCGATTATGTTGTGGAATACCGCGTTATTTGGCAAGATAGCAGTATTCACTGGGTATCCGTTAAGGGTAGGGGAATCTACAACAAGACTGGCCAACTGCTCAGAGTGCTAGGCGTCTTGATGGACATTACCGAACGCAAACACTCAGAAGCCGAACGGCAGCAATCAGAAATGCTGCGGATGGAATTAAATCTCCTAGAACAAGTTCTCGAAGTCAGTCTAGCAGGTTATTGGGACTGGGATATTCCCAACAATCAGGAATACCTCAGCCCAACCTTCAAGCGAATGTTTGGCTACGAAGATCATGAGTTGCCCAACACACCAGAAACATGGCAACGGCTGATTTTTCCAGAAGATTTAGCCAATGTCCTAGAATTGTTCCAACAACATATCCAAAGTCGTGGAGAAGTTCCTTATCATTGCGAGGTACGGTATCAACATAAAGATGGTTCTACTGTTTGGGTCATTTGTTCTGGGCGCGTCATTGCTTGGGATCAAAATGGTAATCCGCTACGAATGATTGGTTGCCACGTTGACATTACCCAACGCAAACAAATCGAAGCCCAATTAATTGCTGTCAATCGGTTGCAACAAGCAATTTTAGATGGCAGTGACTATGCAATTATTCACAATAACGCCAATGGCATTCAAATCTTCAACGCGGCTGCTCAAAAAATGTTGGGCTACACCGCCGATGAAGTTGTCAATCATCAAATCAAACCGAGTATCTTTCACGATCCTGAAGAACTCAAACAACGAGCATTTGAGTTGTCTTTGGAACTAGGTAGGGAAATTGCACCCGGTACAGAATTTTTTATAACCGTCACTCAAGATGGCAACACCTATGAAAATGAATGGACTTACATTCGCAAAGATGGTTCTCGCTTCCCTGTATTTATATCAGTAAAAACCCTGCTCGATATAGAAGGCAACAACATTGGATTTTTAGGGATTGCCAAAGATATTACCGAGCAGAAACAAATAGAAACTGCGCTCAAAGAAAGCCAACGTCGTTATGAAACTTTAACAGAAGCCGCACCTGTGGCGATTTTCCGACTGGATACTACTGGTCAATGTATTTACGTGAATGATTACTGGAGCAAGCTCACAGGTAGACCAACATCAGCGGCAATGGCAATGGGTTGGTTAGAGAATTTGCATCCAGAAGACCGCGATTGTTTGTGGATGCAGTTATCCCAAGGATTATGGCAAATCCGCCAAGAAGGTAGGTATTTACATATAGATGGCAGTATTACTTGGTTTTACTTGCAACTCCTAACGGAAACCAATCCTTTCGGCACTGTTATTAGCTATATTGGTACCTTTACCGACATCACGGAACGCAAACAAGCAGAAGAAGCCCTGCGCGACAGCGAACGCCGCTATGCTCATTTAACAGAAGCTGCTCCTGTGGGCATTTTTCGACTGGATGCTGCTGGTCAATGTATTTACGTCAACGATCGCTGGAGCGAAATGACAGGTAGACCAATCCCGGACGGGTTAGGGATGGGGTGGATAGCAGCCGTACACCCAGATGATCGCGGCCGCTTAAAGCAAGAATGGGAACTTAAATTTGAGCAGGGTATTGTTGACCCCAGAGAATACTATGAGGGTGAGGGTAGACATCTGCGTCCCGATGGTAGCATCAGCTGGTTTTATGTCCAGGCAGTGCCTGAAATTGACATCAATGGTAACATCAGTGGCTACATCGGCACATTAACAGATATCAGCGATCGCCGCCAAGCCGAAGAAGCTCTACGGAACAGTGAACACCGTTATGCCACTTTAGCCAAAGCCGCTCCTGTAGCTATTTTCCGACTAGATACCGCAGGTAATTGTGTCTACATTAATGATCGCTGGAGTGAAATGACAGGTAGACCAACATCGGACGGATTGGGTACAGGTTGGATGGATGCCATACACCCAGAAGACAGCGATCGCATTTTCCGGGAATGGTTTGAAGCAGAATTAGCACCAAATGAACTTTTTTACAACGAAGGTAGACATCTACTTCCCGATGGTAGTGTGAAGTGGTTTCACTGTTATGTGTTAGCCGAGACTAACGCCAGTGGTGAAGTAATTGGTTATATTGGCACACTCACAGATATTACCAGTCGCAAACAAACCGAAGAACAACTGCATCATCTCTCAGAAAGGCTGACCTTAGCACTACAATCAGGCAAATTTGGCATTTGGGAATATGATTTTACCCAAGCAAAACAAATTTGGGATGACCAAATGTATGAACTGTACGGGTTAAGTCCAGGGGAATTTAGTGGTACTTATGAAGCTTGGTTGAATTTCTTGCACCCAGAAGATTGGGATTATATGTTAGCGAACATTCAGCAAGTGATTGAAGGCAAGCAAGAATATGATGTTGAGTTTCGGATTATCCAACCAAGTGGAGCAATTCGTTTCCTTAAAGGCTATGGTATTCTCAAGCGTGATTTGTATGGTGAACCAGTACGAGTTATTGGTGTGAACTTTGACATTACCGATCACAAACAAGCTCAACAAGAACTGATCCGCAACCGAGATTTGCGGGAAGCCATTTTTAACGAATCGGCCGATGCAATTTTTTTTAGTTGA
- a CDS encoding carboxypeptidase-like regulatory domain-containing protein, whose product MLVPFHLCYSLSGIVTNESGTPITGARVEAIATQTQQRRFSVTNDAGVYYLERLPQGTYHIKINEQVAKPDTLILNESSQHFQELNLKQ is encoded by the coding sequence GTGCTTGTACCTTTTCACCTCTGCTATAGTCTCTCTGGGATAGTTACAAATGAATCAGGTACTCCCATTACGGGTGCGCGTGTCGAAGCAATTGCCACTCAAACACAACAACGCCGTTTTTCGGTGACTAATGATGCTGGAGTTTACTATTTAGAGCGGTTGCCACAAGGTACTTATCACATCAAAATTAATGAGCAAGTAGCAAAACCCGATACATTAATTTTGAACGAATCTTCTCAACATTTCCAAGAACTAAACCTCAAACAATAG
- a CDS encoding PAS domain S-box protein produces the protein MLLNYHSPDHVHQTIVRQPLTVHSKMRLLDVIALINEAQANFRDVPSKNNSSSNNFTKDINNIASQVASCVLVVDDSQLVGILTQRDLIKMAAERKNLEGISVAEVMTTELVTLKIEDFKDVFTALNLLRQHRICHLPIIGNQGELIGLVTPTSLLAVTIQQAGLYNYARVKLAERQRIEAELRLERNFISTIFNLTDALVVVLDSQGRIVRFNQTCEQATGYAFEAAQGKSVWDVLMLPDITECLKDIFQNLAAREFPQRYEAILINQDGDRRLISWSNKVLLNHDDQIHYIVCTGIDITESRQAQEELRQAKEQLQTVLDAVPGFVSWVSADGYYLGVNRHLAESFNLTTDDFVGQELGFLQNSPQFTEFMHDFLHRQDVADSNVVDTQINGLTRKYLVIAQKYQQNTAAVAVGIDITERKQAEMALAESEAMLRSVLKSTPSMVRVVNAEGKISFINQTTPHLSWEDVVGTSIDDYVLREDCEIQRSALEKVFAQGEVVSYETRALDKQTNLKYYHSQIGPIWHNQQVTGAVIITNDITDRKQTEIALQRAQEALQQLNRDLEARVEQRTLELQESEAELRAIFNQAAVGIKLEALDGQFLKVNQKLCELLGYSQAELMNKTFRDLTHADDIPHHQKNLEKLISGEIETFSIEKRCLHKNGHLIWINLTVSLIRDVVGKPLYLVGIVKDIRNQKQAEEDLKRQFATVEAAIDGIAILSGNVYTYLNQAHVEMFGYTNPEELIGKSWSEIYEPQEIQRFQNEIFPTLMQQQHWRGETIAKRKDGSYFAEEVSLTISEQGDLICVCRDISDRKKAEADICKALAKEKELSELKSRFISMTSHEFRTPLAVIASSAGILKSFSHKLDEQQKQKHLQCIQTYVQHTTQLLDDILLINKAEAGKLAFEPNYLDLVNFCHILVEEIQLSSPEHHLVFCQPPQHSLSDGEPVMAYMDKKTTETNFKQLAF, from the coding sequence ATGCTTCTCAACTATCACAGCCCTGATCATGTACACCAGACTATCGTCCGTCAGCCTCTAACTGTTCATTCCAAGATGCGGCTTCTGGATGTGATTGCACTCATAAATGAAGCACAAGCTAATTTTCGGGATGTGCCTAGCAAAAATAATTCTTCATCAAACAACTTCACTAAAGATATCAATAATATTGCATCTCAAGTTGCTAGTTGTGTTTTAGTGGTTGATGACTCGCAGTTAGTCGGGATTCTTACCCAGCGAGATTTAATTAAAATGGCAGCCGAAAGAAAGAATCTAGAAGGTATCAGTGTTGCTGAAGTGATGACAACAGAGTTAGTAACGCTGAAGATAGAAGATTTTAAAGATGTTTTTACAGCGTTAAATTTGCTGAGACAACATCGTATTTGTCATCTACCAATTATCGGGAATCAAGGGGAATTGATTGGATTAGTGACACCTACGAGTCTACTGGCAGTTACTATTCAACAAGCCGGACTATATAATTATGCGCGAGTCAAACTAGCCGAACGCCAACGTATTGAGGCTGAGTTGCGTTTAGAGCGTAATTTTATTTCGACAATTTTTAATCTGACAGATGCTTTAGTAGTTGTCTTAGATAGTCAAGGAAGAATTGTTCGCTTTAATCAGACTTGCGAACAAGCTACAGGTTACGCATTTGAAGCGGCTCAAGGAAAATCTGTTTGGGATGTGCTGATGTTACCGGACATCACAGAATGTCTGAAAGATATTTTTCAAAATTTGGCAGCCAGAGAATTTCCGCAACGTTATGAAGCTATTTTAATTAATCAGGATGGCGATCGCCGCTTAATTTCCTGGTCAAATAAAGTTTTACTGAATCATGACGACCAAATTCACTATATCGTCTGTACAGGTATAGACATTACCGAAAGTCGCCAAGCCCAAGAAGAACTGCGACAAGCCAAAGAACAATTACAAACAGTCTTAGATGCTGTACCTGGGTTTGTGTCTTGGGTAAGTGCGGATGGCTATTATTTAGGGGTTAATCGTCATTTAGCGGAAAGTTTCAACTTAACTACCGATGATTTTGTGGGACAAGAATTGGGTTTTCTGCAAAATAGCCCCCAATTTACGGAGTTTATGCACGACTTTCTACATCGACAAGATGTGGCTGATTCTAATGTTGTCGATACCCAAATTAACGGTTTGACACGTAAATACTTAGTCATAGCGCAAAAATATCAGCAAAACACTGCGGCTGTGGCTGTGGGAATTGACATTACAGAACGCAAGCAAGCAGAAATGGCCTTAGCAGAATCAGAAGCTATGTTGCGCTCTGTCTTGAAAAGTACACCCAGCATGGTACGAGTTGTCAATGCTGAAGGGAAAATCTCTTTTATTAACCAAACCACACCCCATCTCTCCTGGGAGGACGTTGTGGGTACAAGTATTGATGACTATGTATTACGGGAAGACTGTGAAATTCAGCGTTCTGCTTTAGAGAAGGTTTTTGCCCAAGGAGAAGTTGTCAGCTACGAAACCCGTGCTTTAGACAAGCAGACCAATTTGAAATATTATCATTCTCAGATTGGCCCCATTTGGCATAACCAACAAGTTACAGGCGCGGTAATTATTACCAACGATATTACAGATCGCAAGCAAACAGAAATTGCTTTACAACGAGCGCAAGAAGCACTGCAACAACTGAATCGAGATTTAGAAGCTAGGGTTGAGCAGCGCACTTTAGAATTACAAGAAAGTGAAGCTGAACTCAGAGCCATTTTTAATCAAGCTGCTGTGGGAATTAAACTAGAAGCTTTAGATGGGCAGTTCCTCAAGGTCAATCAAAAATTATGTGAACTTTTGGGTTACAGCCAAGCAGAACTGATGAATAAGACCTTTAGAGATTTGACTCATGCAGATGATATTCCCCATCATCAAAAAAATTTAGAAAAATTAATCTCAGGGGAGATAGAAACATTTTCCATAGAAAAGCGATGTTTACATAAAAATGGTCATCTGATTTGGATTAATCTCACAGTTTCTTTAATTCGAGATGTGGTTGGTAAACCACTTTATTTGGTGGGAATAGTTAAAGATATTCGTAATCAAAAACAAGCCGAAGAAGATTTAAAACGTCAATTTGCCACAGTAGAAGCTGCTATAGATGGAATTGCAATTTTAAGTGGCAATGTCTACACTTATCTCAATCAAGCTCATGTCGAGATGTTTGGCTATACTAATCCAGAAGAATTGATTGGTAAGAGTTGGTCAGAAATTTATGAGCCACAGGAAATTCAACGTTTTCAAAACGAAATTTTTCCCACTTTAATGCAGCAGCAACATTGGCGAGGAGAAACGATCGCCAAACGCAAAGATGGGAGTTACTTTGCTGAAGAAGTATCCTTAACCATTTCCGAGCAAGGTGATTTAATTTGTGTCTGTCGGGATATTAGCGATCGCAAAAAAGCCGAGGCGGATATTTGCAAAGCATTAGCTAAAGAAAAAGAACTCAGCGAGTTAAAATCTCGGTTTATTTCTATGACTTCCCACGAGTTCCGTACTCCTTTAGCTGTAATTGCTTCTTCTGCTGGTATCTTAAAAAGTTTCAGCCATAAACTTGATGAACAACAAAAGCAAAAACATCTCCAGTGCATTCAAACTTATGTACAGCATACTACTCAACTTTTAGATGATATTTTGCTAATTAATAAAGCTGAAGCTGGTAAATTAGCTTTTGAGCCAAATTATCTAGATTTAGTCAATTTCTGTCATATCTTAGTAGAAGAAATTCAACTGAGTTCGCCTGAACATCATTTAGTTTTTTGCCAGCCACCTCAACATAGCCTGTCAGATGGTGAGCCAGTCATGGCTTATATGGATAAAAAAACTACTGAGACAAATTTTAAGCAACTTGCTTTCTAA
- a CDS encoding response regulator transcription factor translates to MTKKILVIEDEVQICSNIQQILGLSDFQTVSANNGLDGLRLAKSEKPDLICCDIMMPDLDGYGVLKALRQDPETDSIPVILLTAKVERSDLRHGMELGADDYITKPFSPEELLKAIEMRLARVAKPKLMKQQYEKERQQNIKLKQEIQVSQQKLEETKQLADMRNEVLEKLLQDLSNPLSNINMAVHMLKQVQSDNDRDRYLKILQEEYDREIMLLNEMKNLQALLTPENAKILQKFNLLHHSK, encoded by the coding sequence ATGACTAAGAAAATATTAGTGATTGAAGATGAAGTTCAAATCTGCTCGAACATTCAGCAGATTTTAGGTTTATCTGATTTTCAGACTGTTAGTGCCAATAATGGCTTAGATGGATTACGCCTAGCTAAATCAGAAAAACCAGATTTGATATGTTGTGACATTATGATGCCTGATTTAGATGGTTATGGAGTACTTAAAGCCTTACGCCAAGACCCAGAAACTGATTCTATCCCTGTAATTTTGCTGACTGCAAAAGTTGAGCGTAGTGATTTACGTCATGGGATGGAATTAGGAGCCGATGATTACATTACAAAACCTTTTTCTCCAGAAGAACTGTTGAAGGCCATTGAGATGAGATTGGCACGGGTAGCAAAGCCCAAATTGATGAAACAACAGTATGAAAAAGAGCGTCAACAAAATATCAAACTCAAACAAGAAATTCAAGTTAGCCAACAAAAACTAGAAGAAACTAAGCAGTTAGCTGATATGCGGAATGAGGTTTTAGAAAAGCTTTTACAAGATTTAAGTAATCCGCTTTCTAATATTAATATGGCGGTGCATATGCTCAAGCAGGTGCAATCAGACAATGACCGCGATCGCTACTTGAAGATTTTACAAGAAGAGTATGACCGGGAAATAATGCTTTTAAATGAAATGAAAAATTTACAAGCATTATTAACTCCAGAAAATGCCAAAATCTTGCAGAAGTTCAATTTACTTCATCACAGTAAATAA
- a CDS encoding sensor histidine kinase: MLSNAVKYSPNNSHIQINLLIQNQNAVFLIQDEGIGISPEEQQNLFEPFFRASNVGNVPGTGLGLAIVHKCVDLHQGRITIASQVGVGTTFRVELPLVVKSVNLTLPDVIHR, encoded by the coding sequence TTGCTTTCTAATGCAGTTAAATACTCACCAAATAATAGTCATATTCAAATTAATTTATTAATTCAAAATCAAAACGCGGTGTTTCTCATTCAAGATGAAGGTATTGGCATTTCTCCAGAAGAACAGCAAAACTTGTTTGAGCCATTTTTCCGAGCTAGTAATGTGGGAAATGTCCCCGGTACAGGATTAGGCTTGGCAATTGTGCATAAGTGTGTAGACCTACATCAAGGCAGAATTACCATCGCCAGTCAAGTCGGAGTTGGGACAACATTTAGAGTGGAATTACCATTGGTAGTTAAATCGGTAAATTTAACTCTTCCTGATGTTATTCACAGATAA